TTTCTAAAGGATTTTCGTCATTTTGTAAAGGTTGAATAAAATTATTCGTAAAATTGGGAATCATCAGCTCGTTAATAATCGCCAGACCCATGTCATCTTTCGTTTTGAAATGATAATAAAAAGCTCCTTTTGTCACCTGAGTGGTCGCAATAATCTCATCGACACTGGTCGTCTGATAACCTTTGGTATAGATCAGTTCAAATGCTTTCTGAAGAATATTGAGTCGGGTAGCTTCGGACTTTTTCATGATGATATTAATAGGTATTTTTTACAAAGGAACGATATTTTAGATAAAGAAAAAAGGAGCTGTGTCAACAACTCCTTTATGGTGAAAATTCTACGGAATTAGCTTTTCCACTTTTAATTTTTCAAACAGATCGATGAAAGATCTTGCTGTATTTTGATATTCTGTAAAGCCTAAAGTTCTGCTGTTTGCCATATCAGTCATTACTTCTAAAGGTCTTCCCAAATCAAGATCGGTATGCCATGCCGAAGATAATTTATTTAGGTTTTCTTCTTTTAAATGATGTTTTTTCGCTATTTCCTTCCAAATTTCAGCATAATTTTCCATTTCTTTTTCTAAAGGTTTAATAGAATCTTCAAAACCTACTGCTTCAATTTCAAACCAGTCTGCCAATCTTTTCCAAAGCCATTTCCAACGGAAAACATCACCATTTGCAATATTAAAAGCCTGATTTTTTGCTGAATCAGTTGATGAAGCCCAAACTAATTGTTTAGCTAAAATGCGTGCATCCGTCACATCTGAAATTCCGTTCCATTGTTCGGAAGATCCGGGCCAGATGAATTTTTTTCCGGTTTCTTTACAGATGCTTGCATACACTGCTAAAGTCGTTCCCATGTTCATCAGATTTCCGACTGCATACCCGATTACGGTGTGCGGTCTGTGGATGCTCCATGTAAATCCGTCTCTTTCTGAGGCTTTATACACTTCATCTTCCTGAGCGTAATAGAAATTGGGAAGTGGCAAGCGTGGATGCTCTTCTCTCACAGGAGTTTCCGGCAAAGTTCCTTCTTTTGCATAGGCTTCAAACGGTCCTAAATAATGTTTTAAACCCGTCACCAATGCGACATGCTGTACAGATTTTTTTGATGAAAGAACATCTAATAAATTTCTTACCAAAGCACTGTTTATACGAATATTTTCCTCTTCCGTATCATTACGCATCCAAGTAGTGAAGTAAATATGGGTAGGCGAGATATTTTCCAATGCTTTTTCAAGACTTTCAACATTCAGAAGATCGGCTTGTATGGGAATCAAACCTTCAGTAGAATGATTGGTATTTCTTGATAATCCGTAGGTTGT
The sequence above is a segment of the Chryseobacterium sp. MYb264 genome. Coding sequences within it:
- a CDS encoding SDR family oxidoreductase, with product MENKNSALVVGATGITGSNLAQELIAQGWTTYGLSRNTNHSTEGLIPIQADLLNVESLEKALENISPTHIYFTTWMRNDTEEENIRINSALVRNLLDVLSSKKSVQHVALVTGLKHYLGPFEAYAKEGTLPETPVREEHPRLPLPNFYYAQEDEVYKASERDGFTWSIHRPHTVIGYAVGNLMNMGTTLAVYASICKETGKKFIWPGSSEQWNGISDVTDARILAKQLVWASSTDSAKNQAFNIANGDVFRWKWLWKRLADWFEIEAVGFEDSIKPLEKEMENYAEIWKEIAKKHHLKEENLNKLSSAWHTDLDLGRPLEVMTDMANSRTLGFTEYQNTARSFIDLFEKLKVEKLIP